One segment of Pontibacter akesuensis DNA contains the following:
- the hemC gene encoding hydroxymethylbilane synthase: MAENITDKTIRIGTRGSKLALWQAETVAEKLQAAGFKTELVIISTKGDQVLDKSLAKIGSKGVFTEELEVCLREGQVEIAVHSAKDVQSTIPADLELIAFMEREEVNDVLLSFDPNFKLERESKAIIGTSSTRRKAQLRKYYPNITTAESRGNLQTRLRKLEEKQFDALMLAYAGVRRMGYEELIVHTFPADEFVPATGQGSVAVECAKNLDIELKKGLKQALNHTETHVCLLAERAFLRTMEGGCSIPTFALASLSDEGLSITGGIISLDGAILLRETMQGPTVTAEEMGEELANTILSQGGDEILRSIRAERGEQV, translated from the coding sequence ATGGCAGAGAACATAACAGACAAAACAATACGCATCGGTACACGCGGAAGCAAACTGGCCCTGTGGCAGGCGGAAACTGTGGCTGAGAAACTGCAGGCGGCAGGCTTTAAAACAGAGCTGGTTATTATCAGCACCAAAGGCGACCAGGTGCTGGACAAGTCACTGGCGAAGATTGGCTCGAAGGGCGTGTTTACCGAGGAACTGGAAGTATGCCTGCGCGAAGGCCAGGTGGAGATTGCTGTGCACAGCGCCAAAGACGTGCAGTCTACCATTCCAGCGGACCTGGAACTGATCGCTTTTATGGAGCGCGAAGAAGTAAACGATGTGCTGTTGTCGTTCGATCCTAACTTCAAGCTGGAGCGCGAGAGCAAGGCTATTATCGGTACTTCCTCTACCCGTCGCAAGGCGCAGCTACGGAAATACTACCCGAACATCACCACGGCAGAATCGCGGGGCAACCTGCAGACGCGCCTGCGCAAGCTCGAAGAGAAGCAGTTTGATGCACTGATGCTGGCTTATGCCGGTGTGCGCCGCATGGGCTATGAAGAGTTGATCGTGCATACGTTTCCGGCAGATGAGTTTGTGCCGGCTACCGGGCAGGGCAGCGTAGCCGTGGAGTGCGCCAAAAACCTGGATATAGAGTTGAAAAAAGGCCTGAAGCAGGCGCTGAACCATACCGAAACACACGTGTGCCTGCTGGCTGAGCGTGCTTTCCTGCGCACCATGGAGGGCGGATGCAGCATTCCTACGTTTGCCCTGGCAAGCCTTTCAGACGAAGGCTTAAGTATAACCGGCGGCATCATCAGCCTTGATGGGGCCATCTTGTTGCGTGAAACTATGCAAGGACCAACGGTAACGGCAGAGGAGATGGGCGAGGAGCTGGCTAACACCATCCTGAGCCAGGGCGGCGATGAAATCTTAAGAAGTATAAGAGCAGAGCGCGGCGAGCAAGTATAA
- a CDS encoding alanine/glycine:cation symporter family protein translates to MKRILLAAALSLGACGSLFAQTHKTTVDEQIDAAVGPTAQFISDIVFYELRITDTISVPLILLWLLLGALFFTVYLGFINIRGFRHSFDIVRGKYNQEDAPGEITHFQALTAAVSGTVGLGNIAGVAIAISLGGPGATFWMILAGLLGMSSKFMSCTLGVKYRDVHADGTVSGGPMHYLNKGLRERGMAGFGKFLAAFFAIMCIGGALGAGNMFQVNQATQQFIAVTGGEAGSFFGGGNAWMFGLIMAVLVGLVILGGMKSIARVTEKVVPLMCGIYILAAIFVLIANYTQVPDAFAAIFEGAFTASAIGGGVVGVMIQGLRRGMFSNEAGIGSAAIAHSAVKTNVPVTEGFVALLEPFIDTVIVCTMTALVIIVSGAYQIEGVGDGIALTSSAFATVIDWFPVILAAAVILFAFSTMITWSYYGLKSWTYLFGHTTAASVSFKVLFCAFVVLGAPIQLGSVVAFSDAMLFAMSIPNMIGLYIMAPTVKREMQDFLAYARSSSTQPLTKAAVKAEASKA, encoded by the coding sequence ATGAAGAGAATCTTACTCGCTGCAGCGCTCAGTTTGGGGGCCTGTGGTTCCCTCTTTGCCCAAACACACAAAACAACGGTAGACGAACAGATTGATGCCGCCGTCGGCCCCACGGCCCAGTTCATCTCCGACATCGTGTTTTACGAACTCCGAATTACCGACACAATCTCAGTACCCCTTATCCTGCTCTGGCTGCTCCTGGGCGCCTTGTTCTTTACGGTATACCTGGGCTTTATCAACATCCGGGGTTTCCGCCACTCTTTTGATATTGTGCGCGGCAAGTATAACCAGGAAGATGCTCCCGGCGAAATCACGCACTTCCAGGCGCTGACTGCGGCCGTTTCGGGCACCGTGGGCTTGGGTAACATTGCCGGTGTGGCCATCGCCATATCGCTGGGCGGACCGGGTGCCACGTTCTGGATGATCCTGGCAGGTTTGCTGGGCATGTCGTCTAAGTTCATGTCCTGCACACTGGGCGTGAAGTATAGAGACGTTCACGCAGACGGTACCGTATCCGGTGGCCCGATGCACTACCTGAACAAAGGGCTGCGGGAGCGCGGCATGGCTGGTTTCGGCAAGTTTCTGGCGGCGTTCTTTGCCATTATGTGTATCGGTGGGGCGCTTGGAGCCGGCAACATGTTCCAGGTAAACCAGGCTACTCAGCAGTTCATCGCTGTTACGGGTGGCGAGGCAGGCTCCTTCTTTGGCGGGGGCAACGCCTGGATGTTCGGTTTGATCATGGCCGTTCTGGTGGGCCTGGTTATACTAGGTGGCATGAAAAGCATTGCCCGCGTAACCGAAAAAGTTGTTCCGCTCATGTGCGGCATCTACATCCTGGCTGCTATTTTCGTGCTGATCGCTAATTATACGCAAGTACCTGATGCGTTCGCTGCTATTTTTGAAGGTGCCTTCACGGCCTCTGCCATCGGTGGCGGTGTGGTAGGTGTGATGATCCAGGGACTGCGCCGCGGCATGTTCTCCAACGAGGCCGGTATCGGCTCGGCTGCCATTGCGCACTCTGCCGTTAAAACCAACGTACCGGTAACCGAGGGCTTTGTAGCCCTGCTCGAGCCCTTCATCGATACGGTGATTGTCTGTACCATGACAGCCCTGGTAATCATTGTTTCGGGTGCTTACCAAATAGAGGGTGTGGGTGACGGCATCGCGCTAACCTCCTCAGCCTTCGCTACGGTAATCGACTGGTTTCCGGTTATACTTGCCGCGGCCGTTATACTTTTCGCCTTCTCCACCATGATCACCTGGTCATACTACGGCCTGAAATCGTGGACATACCTGTTTGGCCATACCACGGCAGCCTCTGTCAGCTTTAAGGTGCTGTTCTGCGCCTTCGTGGTGTTAGGTGCCCCAATCCAGTTAGGTAGTGTGGTGGCTTTCTCTGATGCCATGCTGTTTGCTATGAGTATCCCGAACATGATCGGCCTGTACATTATGGCTCCAACCGTGAAGCGCGAGATGCAGGATTTCCTCGCTTATGCCCGCTCTTCCAGTACACAGCCACTTACCAAAGCCGCTGTGAAGGCAGAAGCTTCCAAAGCTTAG
- a CDS encoding peptidylprolyl isomerase: MKLLKQIAAATLLVGLLPLAVLAQKPKGKDQLVTISTPQGEIKLVLFEDTPLHRANFLKLAKEGFYDGTTFHRVIDGFMIQGGDPNTKDNDPGNDGGGSPGYTVPAEIKPEHKHVRGAVAAARKDDRVNTERASSGSQFYIVENHDGTPILDEVYTVFGQVVDGLDVVDKIAEVAKDGRDRPLSDVKMKVTVKQVKKKKIAKKYDYNYNTQTLEKN; this comes from the coding sequence ATGAAACTGCTGAAACAAATAGCCGCAGCCACCCTGCTGGTCGGGCTGCTTCCGCTGGCGGTGCTGGCGCAAAAGCCGAAAGGCAAAGACCAATTGGTCACCATCTCCACTCCGCAGGGAGAAATCAAACTGGTGCTTTTTGAGGACACCCCGCTGCACCGGGCCAACTTCCTGAAGCTGGCGAAAGAGGGATTTTATGACGGCACCACCTTTCACCGGGTGATCGATGGCTTCATGATCCAGGGAGGAGACCCGAACACCAAAGACAACGATCCAGGCAACGACGGTGGCGGTAGCCCTGGCTACACCGTGCCCGCAGAGATAAAGCCGGAGCACAAGCATGTGCGGGGCGCAGTGGCCGCCGCCCGTAAAGATGACCGCGTGAACACAGAGAGAGCCAGCAGCGGCTCACAGTTTTATATTGTGGAGAACCACGACGGCACCCCGATACTGGACGAAGTATACACGGTGTTCGGGCAGGTAGTGGACGGACTGGATGTGGTGGACAAGATTGCCGAGGTGGCGAAGGACGGGCGCGACCGGCCGCTCTCTGATGTGAAAATGAAGGTGACGGTGAAGCAGGTGAAAAAGAAGAAGATCGCCAAAAAGTACGATTACAATTACAACACCCAAACACTCGAGAAAAACTAG
- a CDS encoding SDR family oxidoreductase, with amino-acid sequence MKRILITGANGLLGQKLAELLLAKPDVALLATSRGENKLAEMYPTLPFRSMDVTNAAQVDLVVNEFRPTHIIHTAAMTNVDQCESDRDGALLLNRDAVQFLVNTCEKYEAHLIHVSTDFIFDGEDGPYDETAEGNPVNFYGETKLMAEEVVKNAKCKWAILRTVLVYGVVNDYGRTNIVLWVRDSLNAGKVIKVVTDQFRTPTLAEDLAMGCWLAAKKDAEGIYNISGSEMLTPYEMAMQVADFFALDKSLIDKADGSTFSQPAKRPPRTGFIIRKAEMELGYRPHSFAEGIRLVAEQADAKL; translated from the coding sequence ATGAAGCGCATACTCATTACCGGGGCCAACGGCCTGCTGGGGCAAAAGCTGGCAGAACTCCTGCTGGCAAAGCCTGATGTGGCCTTGCTCGCCACCAGCCGCGGCGAGAACAAACTGGCAGAGATGTACCCTACGCTGCCTTTCCGAAGTATGGATGTGACCAATGCCGCACAGGTAGACCTGGTTGTCAACGAATTCCGCCCGACGCACATCATTCACACGGCTGCCATGACGAACGTGGACCAGTGCGAGAGCGATCGCGACGGCGCCCTGCTGCTGAACCGTGATGCCGTGCAGTTCCTGGTAAACACCTGCGAGAAGTATGAAGCGCACCTCATCCACGTAAGCACCGACTTTATTTTTGATGGCGAGGACGGACCGTACGATGAAACAGCGGAAGGCAACCCGGTGAACTTCTATGGCGAAACCAAGCTAATGGCAGAGGAGGTTGTGAAGAACGCAAAATGCAAGTGGGCCATACTTAGAACTGTGCTCGTGTATGGCGTGGTAAACGACTACGGCCGCACCAACATCGTGCTGTGGGTGCGCGATAGCCTGAACGCCGGCAAGGTGATTAAAGTGGTGACAGACCAGTTCCGGACGCCAACACTGGCCGAAGACCTGGCCATGGGCTGCTGGCTGGCTGCTAAAAAAGACGCTGAGGGCATCTACAACATCTCCGGCTCCGAAATGCTCACGCCCTATGAAATGGCCATGCAGGTGGCAGACTTCTTTGCGCTAGACAAGTCGCTGATCGATAAAGCGGACGGCAGTACCTTTTCGCAGCCCGCTAAACGGCCACCGCGCACCGGTTTCATCATCCGTAAGGCAGAAATGGAGCTGGGTTACCGCCCCCACAGCTTTGCCGAGGGCATACGACTGGTAGCGGAGCAGGCCGACGCCAAACTTTAA
- a CDS encoding sodium-dependent transporter encodes MSANKESWGSRVGLILAMAGNAVGLGNFLRFPVQAVQNGGGAFIIPYLVCFLVMGIPLLWIEWSMGRFGGKFGHHSTPFIVDTMGKNRLWKYIGVFGIWTNIAVAAYYCYIESWTLSYVMHSVVGTFSDLDQDGVAAFFSEYVAIGQSTLGIPYEPIVFYILCLLLNTWILSQGLAGGVERVAKVGMPLLLLFGVFLAFKGFTINAGVDGAINDSTVGLNFLWTPNFEQLWSPTVWLAAAGQIFFTLSVGMGTVHCYASYVRPKDDIALNAMSAGWMNEFVEVVLGASILIPISIGYLGVDRVTEMVQSGGLGLAFQTLPYLFFQWGDVMGAVAGMMWFGLLFFAGITSSLAMGTPWIGFLQDEFNWGRKSAAWSFGLIVLILGMPTVLFFKYGVFDEYDYWAGTVSLVVFALVETILFAWVFGIDKGWREIISGADIKVPNFYKFIIKYITPLLLLWVFIGSLVTPKGGDWGKALSGDWQLDDGSIISKLRNVSLHRKLAEATDPAVIEQLQNTLFFVNASRILLATVFLSIAALVYIAYKKRVREGRIQKI; translated from the coding sequence ATGAGTGCTAATAAAGAATCCTGGGGCTCGCGCGTCGGTTTGATCCTGGCGATGGCCGGCAACGCTGTAGGTCTCGGAAACTTCCTGCGCTTCCCGGTGCAGGCGGTGCAGAACGGCGGTGGCGCCTTCATCATCCCTTATCTTGTCTGTTTCCTGGTGATGGGCATTCCCCTGCTGTGGATTGAGTGGTCGATGGGCCGCTTTGGGGGCAAGTTCGGGCACCACTCCACCCCATTTATTGTGGATACAATGGGCAAGAACCGCCTCTGGAAATATATCGGTGTGTTCGGCATCTGGACCAACATTGCGGTGGCGGCTTACTATTGCTACATCGAGTCCTGGACGCTTTCTTACGTGATGCACTCTGTGGTTGGTACTTTCAGCGACCTGGACCAGGACGGCGTAGCGGCGTTCTTCAGTGAGTATGTGGCTATTGGCCAGTCTACTCTGGGTATTCCGTACGAACCGATTGTGTTTTACATCCTTTGCTTGTTGCTAAATACCTGGATCCTGTCGCAGGGCCTGGCTGGTGGCGTGGAGCGCGTGGCGAAAGTAGGCATGCCATTGCTGCTTTTGTTCGGTGTTTTCCTAGCCTTCAAAGGCTTCACGATCAACGCTGGCGTAGATGGTGCCATCAACGACAGCACTGTGGGCCTAAACTTCCTCTGGACTCCGAATTTTGAGCAACTGTGGTCGCCTACAGTATGGCTGGCGGCAGCCGGACAAATTTTCTTTACCCTGTCGGTAGGTATGGGTACGGTACATTGCTACGCCTCTTATGTTCGCCCGAAAGATGATATCGCTCTGAATGCCATGTCAGCCGGTTGGATGAACGAGTTCGTAGAGGTGGTGCTGGGTGCCTCTATCCTGATCCCAATCTCTATCGGCTACCTGGGCGTTGACCGCGTTACCGAAATGGTGCAGTCGGGTGGCCTGGGGCTTGCCTTCCAGACGCTGCCTTACCTGTTCTTCCAGTGGGGAGATGTAATGGGCGCCGTAGCCGGCATGATGTGGTTCGGCCTGCTGTTCTTTGCCGGTATCACCTCATCCTTGGCCATGGGTACGCCGTGGATAGGCTTCCTGCAGGACGAGTTTAACTGGGGCCGCAAATCTGCTGCCTGGTCTTTCGGCCTGATCGTGCTTATACTTGGTATGCCTACCGTGCTGTTCTTTAAGTATGGCGTGTTCGATGAGTATGATTATTGGGCAGGAACCGTGTCTCTGGTGGTGTTTGCCCTGGTGGAGACCATTCTGTTTGCCTGGGTTTTCGGTATCGACAAAGGCTGGAGAGAGATTATCTCTGGTGCCGACATCAAGGTGCCGAACTTCTACAAGTTCATCATCAAGTACATTACGCCGCTGCTGCTGTTGTGGGTATTCATTGGCTCGCTGGTTACGCCAAAAGGCGGCGACTGGGGCAAGGCTTTAAGCGGCGATTGGCAGCTGGATGACGGTTCTATCATCAGCAAGCTAAGAAACGTGAGCCTGCACCGCAAGTTGGCAGAAGCCACCGATCCGGCTGTGATCGAGCAACTGCAGAATACGCTGTTCTTCGTGAATGCCTCGCGTATTCTGCTGGCAACCGTGTTTTTGAGCATCGCTGCGCTGGTGTACATCGCGTATAAGAAAAGAGTTAGAGAAGGAAGAATCCAGAAAATATGA
- a CDS encoding ComEA family DNA-binding protein, with amino-acid sequence MKKIKHWIRRNFGFSQREVNAFLVLLTLLVLLTAAPFLFGKFYTSEENFSSASDRQLLDSLAAQLEAKQAERRSKYSVPTVALRPFNPNELTVEEWQAFGLPKYLAQRILNYRNKVGDLTYKAELGRIYGLPDSVFQRLHPYIQLPVERPSKYKRKEYAANQPNPNWSTERPPREKFILAPFNINTTDTTQLKQIRGIGSKLSARILKYRDNLGGFHSMAQVGEVYGLPPDVVDSLQKYTFVAKGYAPGQLNINTATADELKIHPYVSSNVARAIVAYREQHGRYERVEDVRQVRLVSAELYEKLKPYLALE; translated from the coding sequence ATGAAGAAAATAAAGCACTGGATACGCAGAAACTTTGGCTTTTCGCAGCGCGAGGTAAATGCGTTTCTGGTGCTACTCACCTTACTGGTGCTGCTTACGGCAGCACCTTTTCTTTTTGGTAAGTTTTATACTTCGGAGGAAAACTTTTCTTCGGCATCGGACCGGCAACTGCTGGATAGCCTGGCCGCGCAGCTGGAGGCAAAGCAGGCGGAGCGCCGCAGCAAGTATAGCGTACCAACCGTAGCGCTGCGCCCTTTTAACCCGAACGAGCTGACGGTGGAGGAGTGGCAGGCGTTCGGGTTGCCTAAGTACCTGGCTCAGCGCATCCTTAACTACCGCAACAAAGTAGGCGATTTGACCTATAAAGCCGAGCTTGGCAGGATTTACGGGTTGCCGGATTCCGTTTTCCAGCGCCTGCACCCTTACATTCAGCTGCCTGTGGAGCGGCCGAGCAAGTATAAGCGCAAGGAGTATGCTGCCAACCAGCCCAATCCAAACTGGAGTACCGAGCGGCCACCGCGGGAGAAATTTATACTGGCACCCTTCAACATCAACACCACCGATACCACTCAGCTCAAGCAGATCAGGGGAATCGGCAGCAAGCTTTCTGCTCGTATTCTGAAGTATAGAGATAACCTGGGCGGCTTCCATAGTATGGCGCAGGTTGGGGAGGTGTACGGGCTGCCGCCGGATGTGGTGGATAGCCTGCAGAAGTATACCTTCGTGGCGAAAGGCTACGCGCCGGGACAGCTCAACATCAATACAGCCACAGCCGATGAGCTGAAAATTCATCCCTACGTCTCCTCGAACGTGGCGCGGGCTATTGTGGCATACCGCGAGCAGCACGGCAGGTATGAGCGTGTGGAGGATGTGCGGCAGGTGCGGCTCGTGTCAGCAGAACTCTATGAAAAGCTGAAACCGTACCTGGCGCTGGAATAG
- a CDS encoding NAD(P)-dependent oxidoreductase — translation MKVGFIGLGIMGSRMAANLQQAGHELVVYNRTQSKADELVQNGATRAELPAALAAQCDVVITMLSTPEAVEEVALGEDGFLEALPENALWVNCSTINPSFTIKMAEQATKRGLRYLDAPVSGSLVPAEKGELIFLVGGDAADVAQVQELFDIMGKETVHVGAHGTGAGMKMANNMMLAQAMATFAEALKLGTSLGISEEMLCKTLLNGPAAAPFLKLKQPKLLSRDFAPEFPLEWAHKDLHLASVTAYEQNIALPSLQAAKEVFAQVKAQGFGEEDLSAVYRAYLPEEEK, via the coding sequence ATGAAAGTAGGATTTATAGGATTAGGCATTATGGGCAGCCGCATGGCCGCAAATTTACAGCAAGCGGGGCACGAACTGGTGGTGTACAACCGCACCCAGTCCAAAGCCGATGAGCTGGTACAGAATGGTGCGACACGCGCAGAATTACCGGCAGCGCTTGCCGCACAATGCGATGTGGTGATCACGATGCTCTCAACACCAGAAGCCGTTGAAGAAGTGGCCTTAGGCGAAGATGGATTTCTGGAGGCACTGCCTGAAAACGCACTCTGGGTAAACTGCAGCACCATCAATCCGTCGTTCACCATCAAAATGGCAGAGCAGGCGACAAAACGAGGCTTGCGCTATTTGGATGCGCCTGTTTCCGGTTCGCTGGTACCCGCCGAGAAAGGAGAGTTGATTTTCCTGGTAGGCGGCGATGCGGCCGATGTGGCGCAGGTGCAGGAGCTATTTGATATAATGGGCAAGGAAACCGTGCATGTAGGCGCGCATGGCACCGGCGCAGGCATGAAAATGGCAAACAATATGATGCTGGCACAAGCCATGGCCACTTTCGCGGAAGCCCTTAAGCTAGGCACGTCCTTAGGCATTTCGGAGGAGATGCTGTGCAAAACACTGCTGAACGGGCCCGCCGCTGCTCCTTTTCTTAAGCTAAAACAGCCTAAGCTACTCAGCCGCGATTTTGCCCCGGAGTTTCCGCTGGAGTGGGCGCACAAAGACCTGCACCTGGCAAGCGTTACCGCCTACGAACAGAACATTGCGCTGCCGTCGCTGCAAGCCGCTAAAGAGGTTTTTGCCCAGGTAAAAGCGCAGGGCTTTGGTGAGGAGGATTTATCGGCGGTTTATAGAGCATATTTGCCGGAGGAGGAGAAGTAG
- a CDS encoding NUDIX hydrolase, protein MTGDLFPDARKPKLATVDQVSSGGIAFRASDDAGVEVALISVGKENRWQLPKGIVDKGETPEVTAVREVQEETGIDTELLQKIDTIEYWYVGNKGKERVRFHKFVHFFLLRYTSGHINKHDWEVNEARWVTLAQAKQMLTFKSEKQALEKAEKLLDLLHL, encoded by the coding sequence ATGACTGGAGACCTTTTCCCCGATGCTAGAAAACCCAAACTGGCCACTGTAGACCAGGTTTCGTCAGGCGGTATTGCTTTCCGGGCTTCTGATGATGCCGGTGTAGAGGTGGCACTCATTTCGGTGGGAAAGGAAAACCGCTGGCAGCTGCCGAAAGGTATCGTGGACAAAGGCGAAACGCCGGAAGTGACTGCGGTGCGTGAAGTACAAGAGGAAACAGGCATTGACACGGAACTGCTCCAAAAAATCGATACCATTGAGTACTGGTATGTGGGAAACAAAGGCAAGGAGCGCGTGCGTTTCCATAAGTTCGTTCACTTCTTTTTGCTCCGCTATACTTCCGGCCACATAAATAAGCACGATTGGGAGGTAAACGAGGCGCGCTGGGTAACGCTGGCGCAGGCAAAGCAGATGCTTACCTTCAAGTCAGAAAAGCAGGCACTGGAGAAAGCCGAAAAGCTGCTGGACTTACTCCACTTGTAA
- a CDS encoding alpha/beta hydrolase family protein, producing MKTSFPSFILLLLLCLALLGCNRGDKPIPPIERMDKYSTTKQYPGKVGTESLAAWKKGVPDIQDVRIKSTADGQVEPALFYASESSRKKPLLVLLHSWSSGYLQVPSLPFALWAEKYDWAYIQPNFRGVFDHPEAMASDLAIQDIMDAVEYAMQNAHIDSSRVYLVGSSGGAMTALVTASRHPDMWAGVAAWVPVFDIPDWYEFNLYYPHRKYNSQIISALGGEPLPGTPAFEEGKKRSPSTQIHQAKDVPIFIAHGINDLLVPASHSIRAFNILADPADTISQEQMDYIVKEQALPEGLEGTSMDAYFAEGDPPVVFSRTSNNVKLLLYVGVHDMAYNPTLLWLNEQRKQMQQDSTAVKATPLAQ from the coding sequence ATGAAAACTAGCTTTCCCTCCTTTATACTGCTGCTGTTACTGTGCCTGGCCCTCTTAGGCTGCAACCGGGGTGATAAGCCCATTCCGCCCATTGAGCGGATGGATAAGTATAGCACCACCAAGCAGTATCCCGGCAAGGTAGGCACTGAAAGCCTGGCGGCCTGGAAAAAGGGGGTGCCTGATATACAGGATGTTCGAATAAAATCCACGGCCGACGGCCAGGTGGAACCTGCGCTGTTCTATGCGTCGGAGTCGAGCCGTAAAAAGCCATTGCTGGTGCTGCTGCACAGCTGGAGCAGCGGCTACCTGCAGGTGCCTTCGCTGCCGTTCGCGCTGTGGGCTGAGAAGTATGATTGGGCTTACATTCAGCCGAATTTCCGCGGCGTGTTCGATCATCCGGAAGCGATGGCCTCTGACCTGGCGATTCAGGACATCATGGATGCCGTGGAGTACGCCATGCAGAACGCCCACATCGACTCTTCGCGCGTTTACCTGGTTGGCTCTTCGGGCGGTGCCATGACGGCGTTGGTAACAGCCAGCCGCCACCCCGACATGTGGGCGGGCGTGGCAGCCTGGGTGCCTGTGTTCGATATTCCGGATTGGTATGAGTTTAACCTCTACTACCCGCACCGCAAGTATAACAGCCAGATTATTTCGGCCCTGGGCGGGGAGCCGCTCCCTGGTACACCCGCGTTCGAAGAAGGCAAAAAGCGCAGCCCGAGCACACAGATCCACCAGGCCAAAGACGTTCCCATTTTCATCGCCCATGGCATCAACGACCTGCTCGTGCCTGCCAGCCACTCCATTCGCGCGTTTAACATTCTGGCAGATCCTGCCGACACAATTTCGCAGGAGCAGATGGATTACATTGTAAAGGAGCAGGCGCTGCCGGAAGGGCTGGAGGGCACCAGCATGGATGCATACTTTGCCGAAGGCGACCCGCCGGTGGTGTTCAGCCGCACATCCAACAACGTGAAGCTGCTGCTGTACGTGGGCGTGCACGACATGGCCTATAACCCCACGCTGCTCTGGCTGAATGAGCAGCGCAAGCAGATGCAGCAAGATTCAACAGCTGTGAAGGCAACTCCCTTGGCGCAGTAA
- a CDS encoding GNAT family N-acetyltransferase: MSQDTEAQEQVSPVGPDEYNAVMEVWEASVRATHHYLREKDLQFYKPLVRHKYLKAVKLHAVRHPDGSIAGFMGTAKGALEMLFIHPDSRGKGIGKLLLLHAIHKLKVSRVDVNEQNVQAIGFYERFGFRTADRSERDGTGKPYPILHMQLT; encoded by the coding sequence ATGAGCCAGGATACGGAGGCACAAGAGCAGGTTTCGCCGGTAGGGCCGGACGAGTATAATGCAGTTATGGAAGTGTGGGAGGCATCTGTGCGGGCCACGCACCACTACCTGCGTGAAAAAGACCTTCAGTTTTACAAGCCCCTTGTGCGCCATAAGTACCTGAAAGCCGTGAAGCTACACGCCGTGCGGCACCCCGACGGAAGCATAGCGGGATTTATGGGCACGGCCAAAGGTGCGCTCGAGATGCTGTTTATTCACCCCGATAGCCGGGGGAAAGGCATTGGCAAGCTGCTGCTGCTGCATGCCATACATAAACTGAAAGTAAGCAGGGTGGATGTGAACGAGCAGAACGTGCAGGCTATCGGCTTTTACGAGCGCTTTGGCTTCCGCACCGCCGACCGCTCTGAGCGCGATGGCACCGGTAAGCCCTACCCGATCCTGCACATGCAATTAACCTAA